GCTCTTCCTCGACGAGCCGACCTCCGGCCTCGACCCGGGCATGGACCGCTCGGTGATGCACATGCTGCGCGGGCTCGCCGACGACGGCCGCACCGTCGTCGTGGTCACCCACAGCGTGCTCAGCCTGGACGTGTGCGACCGGCTCCTCGTCCTCGCCCCGGGCGGCCGGGTCGCCTACTACGGGCCGCCCGGCGACACCCTGTCCTTCTTCGGCTTCGACCAGTGGCCGGAGGCGTTCGAGGCGTTCGAGACCGAACGGGACCGGGACTGGGCCGGGCAGTACCGGGACTCCCGCTTCCACCGGCGGTACATCGAGGACGCGACGGTCCGGCCGTACGCGCCCGGGGCCGGCGGCGACGGGGCCGCGGGAGCGCCCGCGTCCGCCCACGCGCCGCCGCCGAAGCCGCAGAGCTGGGGCGGGCAGCTGCGCACCCTGGTGCGGCGCTACTCCGCCGCGCTCGCCGCCGACCGCACCTTCCTCGCCATCATGGTCGCCCTGCCGTTCGTGATGGGCGCCATGGCCCGGGCCCTCTCCGAGGGCAGCCTGGGCCCCGAGTCCACCCTCAACGTGCTGCTGATCCTGTGCGTCGGCGGCGTCCTCACCGGCGCGGCCAACGCGGTCCGCGAGCTGGTGAAGGAGCGCTCGATCTACCGCCGGGAGAGAGCCGTCGGCCTGTCCCGCTCCGCCTACCTCGCCTCCAAGGTCGTCGTCCTCGGCACGGTGACCGTCGTCCAGGCGGTGGTGCTGACCCTGGTCGCCCTGGTCGGGGTGCCGCTGAACGTGCCCGACGGCAAGGGCGTGCTGATGCCCCCGCTGATCGAGATCACGCTGGCGGTCGCCCTGCTGGCGTTCACCGCGATGATGCTCGGGCTGCTGGTGTCGGCGCTGGTCCGCAAGGAGGAGGTGACGATGCCGCTGCTCGTCCTCCTCGCGATCGTCCAGGTGGTGTTCTGCGGGGCGCTGCTGAGCGTGCGCGGGACCCCGGTCCTGGAGCAGCTGGCCTGGCTGGTGCCGTCGCGGTGGGCGTTCGCCGCGATGGGCGCGACGATCGACATCGGGGCGGTGGCGCCGAGCGCGAAGACGGCCGATCCGCTGATGGACCACACGGCGTCGGCCTGGCTCTTCGACATGGGCATGCTGGTCGTGCTCTGTCTGGCGCTCGGGCTGGCCGTGGCCCGGCTGCTGCGCCGCCACGAACCCGTCGTCATGCGCCGCTGACCGCGATCAGGAGGTGGGGCTGTGACCGTTCCCGACTCGGCATCGGATATCGGATCCGATGCCGGCTACGCGACCGACTTCCGGCCGACCCACGTCGTGCCGCGCGGCGGGCTGTCCGCCTGGCAGGCGCCGGACCCGGGCTTCCCGACGGTCCCGCTGGACGCCTTCCTGCCGGTGCGGCTCGTGGAGCGCACGGGTGACTGGGGGCGGGTGCTGTGCTCCAACGGCTGGCAGGCGTGGGTGGACGCGCGCCTGCTCGTCGCGGTCCCCGACGATCCGCCGGCGGCCGGTTCCGCGCTCGCCCGGACGGCCGATCCGCGCCCCCTCATCGCGCGCGCGGAGGACGCCCTGGGCCGGTACCGGCGGGCGGTGGAGGAGCTGGCGGCGGGCCGGGCGGACGGCGAGACGTTCCGGCGGCGCACGCGCGGGCTGCGGGTCGGGATGGTCGTGGACGGCGAGTCGGTCTGGCTGTACGACGCGGAGCACGAGCGCTGGGTGTACTGCGACGGGGTGGGCCTGACGACGTACGCGGCCTCGTCGGGGCCCTCCCGGACGGCGGCGGGGGCCGGGACGCCGGAGGCCGAGGCGGAGCCCGTACCGGAGGATGCCGAGGCGGAGGCCGTGCCGGAAGAGGCCGAGACCGAGCCCGTGCCGGAGACCGAGCCCGTCCCCGAGGCGCGGCCGGCGCCCGTCGGGTACGAGCCGACGCAGGTGGTGCCGCAGGTCGATCCGGCGGTGGCGGCCGGGCCGCCACCGACCCGGGTCGTCGGCCTGCCGCCCGACGCCGAGGACGGACGCTGATGGCGGGCGCGGGCGGGGCGCGGGAGACCGGCTTGCCGGCGGGGCGGCCGTCGGGGCTCGTCGGCAAGGAGATCGCGGGCTACCGGGTGGAGGCCGAGATCGGGCGCGGCGGGATGGCGGTCGTGTACCGGGCGCGGGACCTGCGGCTCGGCCGGACGGTGGCGCTGAAGCTGCTGGCCCCCGAGCTGGCCCGCAACGACACCTTCCGGAAGCGGTTCGCGCACGAGTCGCGGGTGGCGGCGTCGATCGACCACCCGCACATCGTGCCGGTCTTCGAGGCGGGCGAGACGGAGGGGGTCCTGTACATCGCGATGCGGTACGTGGCGGGGCAGGACCTGGTGGCGCTGCTGGCCCGGGAGGGCCCGCTGCCGCCGGCGACGGCGGGCCGGATCGCGGCGCAGGTGGCGTCGGCGCTGGACGCGGCGCACGCGCACGACCTGGTGCACCGGGACGTGAAGCCGGGGAACATCCTGGTCGCGGAGGGCACCGACAGGGAGCATCCGGAGCACGTCTACCTCACGGACTTCGGGCTGACGAAGAAGTCGCTGTCGCTGACCGGGTTCACGACGGTGGGCGAGTTCGTGGGGACGCTGGACTACGTGGCGCCGGAGCAGATCTCGGGGAAGCCGGTGGACGGCCGCTGCGACGTGTACAGCCTCGCGTGCGTGGTCTTCGAGACGCTGTGCGGGGTGCCGCCGTTCCGCCGGGACACCGACTGGGCGGTGCTGTGGGCGCAGCAGTACGACCCTCCCCCGCCGCTGGCCGAGCACCGGCCGGGGCTGCCGGAGGCGGCGGACGCGGTCTTCGCGCGGGCGCTGGCGAAGACGCCGGAGGAGCGGTACGGGACGTGCCTGGAGTTCGTCGCGGAGCTGCGGGCGGCCCTCGCGCGCGTGCCGGGCGGTCCGGTCGCGGCCACGGGGACGGGACGGCGCGCGCCGGGTCCGCCGCCGGAGCCGCCGGGGTGGGCGCGGCCGGTGTTCCGGCGGCTCGGGGCGTAGGTCGTCTCCTTCGGATCGGGCCGGATCAGGGGGCGGCGTCCGGTGCGTGCGCCCGCGAGGAGACGGCCCACGGGGGACGCCGGACGGCTTCAGTCCTCGGACGGGAGCCGGCCGTGGTGGCGGGTGCGGGTGGCGAGGAGGCCGCCGAGGAAGCCGGCGACGAGACCCCAGAGGAGGGCGAGGCCGGCCGTCCGCCACACGTCGGGCCGGAGCACGACCTCGCCGCCCAGGGCCGCGAGGTCGCCGATGCCGAGGATCGAGAGGCCGAAGCGCGCCTCGACGAGGGTGAGGGGCGCGACGGCGAGCAGGGTGAGGGCGAAGGCGACGCCGACGTGCAGGGCGTGCTGCCAGGGCCGGACGCGGGCCGGGCTGCGTACGGCGGCGACGAAGGCCGCGGCGAGGACGAGGACGGCGGCGACGGGCAGCAGCCACCAGGCGCGTCCGTCCTCGGCGGCGAGCGAGGACAGGTCCACCGTGGACAGCCCGGTGCCGTCGCCGCCGCGCAGGACGGCGTCGAGGATCTGCGGCATGGGGAGGCCGAAGGGGCCCTCGACCGTGCCCTGCCAGGAGCCGCCGATGCCGACGCCGAGGGCGAGCCAGCTGACGTTGGGCAGGCCGAGGAGGAGGACGGCGAAGGTCTCGGCGGCGTGCCCCTTGGTGGCGGCGACGACCAGGCCGATGACGAGGCCGACGGCGACGTAGGCGAGGAGCAGCAGGAGCATCGCCGAGGCGGCGGGCCGGACGGCCTCCTGGTGGCGCAGCACGCGCGCGGGGAGGGCGCTGCCGCGGGAGACGAGGAGGGCGATCAGGAGGACGCCGAGGATCCACAGGAGGCCGTAGCCGAGGGTCGCTCCGACGACGGCGCGGAAGCCGACGGTGGGGTCGGTCGCGTCGAGGAGGTCGCCGAAGAGGTCGGTGAGGGGTTCCTGGGGGTCGCCGACGTCGAGGGTGAGGGGGAAGTCGTGGCGGGCGACGGCGCAGAGCCCGGCGAGCGCGGCCAGCCACAGCACGACGACGGCCGCGGCCCGGGCCGCGAGGTCGCCGGCCCGGGCCACCGCGTGGTGGCGGAGCGGGCGGAGGAAGACGGCGCCGGTGACGAGCGCGCCGACGAGGGTGACGGTGAGGGGCATCGCGGTCAGTTCGCCCTCGGTGCCGGCGAAGGCGCCGGCCGAGCCGGTGATCTCGACCTGGCCGCCGGCGGCCATGACCACGACGGCGGCGAGGACGGCGGCGAAGCCTCCGGGGAGGTCGGCGGCGCCGGCGGCCCAGAGGCCGAGGGCGGCGGTGACGCCCATGGCGACGTAGCCGGCGACGACGGCGGCGAGGGCCTGGACGGCGATGCGGAGACCCGTCCGGGCGGGGGCGCCGCCCGGGGTGCCGGGGGTGCCCGGTCCGGCGGCGGGGGGCGGGGTGGGGAGCCGACTGCTCACGCTGCCCACGCTAGTCCGGCGCGGGCGGCTCCGCCTGCGGATGGCGGCCGTCCGGAGGGCCGGCGGCCGTCCGCCGCGGCACTGGTGACGCTGTGTGAACACGATCCCATAGGGGCATCCCTAACCGGTTCCGGCGCCCCCAAACGGGCTCCTGACCGGCGATCCGATAACGCTCCGACAGCCCCACGACACGGACCGAAGGTGTTACGTCGTCGTTATAAAAGAAACTTCTGTCCCGGTTTGATGTCTTTTTCACCCCCGCAATCTTCGGGATGATCGTCCGGCGGCCGGTCCATCGCCGGGCGGGCATAACACGGATCCGTCCCTTCCGGAACCCCTCCGGGCGAGGAAGTTCGCCGCTGCGCTGGGTAACTTCGGCGCCCATGACCCCAGCTCACACAGCACCGGAACACGTCCGGGACGCAGCGCCGGTCTCCGCCCGGGAATGGACCGTCGGGCGCCCCCGCGTCGGCGACGGCGCCCAACTCTGGCGGCTCGCACGGGCGTCCAGGACCCTCGACATCAACTCCTCCTACAGCTACCTGCTGTGGTGCCGCGACTTCGCCGGGACGTCCGCCGTCGCCCGCGCCGCGGACGGGCGGCCGGTCGGCTTCGTCACCGGCTACCTGCGCCCCGACGCGCCGGGGACGCTGCTGGTCTGGCAGGTCGCCGTCGACGCCGCGCACCGCGGGCAGGGCATCGCCGGGGCGCTCCTCGACCACCTCTCCGAGCGCGTCGCCCGCACGGGCCCGCTCGACGCCGTCGAGACCACCATCACCCCCGGCAACCTCGCCTCGGAGCGCCTGTTCAGCGCCTACGCCCGGCGCCACGGCGCCCGCGTGCGCCGGACCGTCCTCTTCCCGTCCGCCGCCTTCCCGGCCCCCGGCCACGAGGCCGAGGTGCTGCACCGCATCGCGCCGCTGGCCTTCTGAGCCGCCGGCCGCCCGCCCCCCACCGCCGCTCCCCCACGTACTGGAGTCCCGCATGACGCTCATCGCCGACACCGAACCCACCGTCTTCGAGACCGTCGAGTCGGAGGTACGCAGCTACTGCCGCTCCTGGCCCACCGTCTTCGAACGCGCCTCCGGCAGCCGCCTGTTCGACGAGCACGGCCGCCCGTTCCTCGACTTCTTCGCCGGCGCCGGCTCGCTCAACTACGGCCACAACAACCCCGCCCTCAAGCGCCCCCTCCTCGACTACCTCGGCGGCGACGGCATCACCCACGGCCTCGACATGTCGACGACGGCGAAGCGACGCTTCCTGGAGACCTTCCGCTCCACCGTCCTCGCCCCGCGCGCCCTCCCCTACAAGGTGATGTTCCCGGGCCCGACCGGCACCAACGCCGTCGAGGCGGCGCTGAAGCTCGCCCGCAAGGTCACCGGCCGGACGACCGTCGTCTCCTTCACCAACGCCTTCCACGGCATGTCCCTGGGCTCGCTGGCGCTCACCGGCAACGCCGGCAAACGCGCCGGGGCCGGCGTGCCGCTCAGCCACACCGCGCAGATGCCGTACGACCACTACCTCGGCGGC
The Streptomyces roseofulvus genome window above contains:
- a CDS encoding serine/threonine-protein kinase, giving the protein MAGAGGARETGLPAGRPSGLVGKEIAGYRVEAEIGRGGMAVVYRARDLRLGRTVALKLLAPELARNDTFRKRFAHESRVAASIDHPHIVPVFEAGETEGVLYIAMRYVAGQDLVALLAREGPLPPATAGRIAAQVASALDAAHAHDLVHRDVKPGNILVAEGTDREHPEHVYLTDFGLTKKSLSLTGFTTVGEFVGTLDYVAPEQISGKPVDGRCDVYSLACVVFETLCGVPPFRRDTDWAVLWAQQYDPPPPLAEHRPGLPEAADAVFARALAKTPEERYGTCLEFVAELRAALARVPGGPVAATGTGRRAPGPPPEPPGWARPVFRRLGA
- a CDS encoding streptophobe family protein, whose product is MGSVSSRLPTPPPAAGPGTPGTPGGAPARTGLRIAVQALAAVVAGYVAMGVTAALGLWAAGAADLPGGFAAVLAAVVVMAAGGQVEITGSAGAFAGTEGELTAMPLTVTLVGALVTGAVFLRPLRHHAVARAGDLAARAAAVVVLWLAALAGLCAVARHDFPLTLDVGDPQEPLTDLFGDLLDATDPTVGFRAVVGATLGYGLLWILGVLLIALLVSRGSALPARVLRHQEAVRPAASAMLLLLLAYVAVGLVIGLVVAATKGHAAETFAVLLLGLPNVSWLALGVGIGGSWQGTVEGPFGLPMPQILDAVLRGGDGTGLSTVDLSSLAAEDGRAWWLLPVAAVLVLAAAFVAAVRSPARVRPWQHALHVGVAFALTLLAVAPLTLVEARFGLSILGIGDLAALGGEVVLRPDVWRTAGLALLWGLVAGFLGGLLATRTRHHGRLPSED
- the ectA gene encoding diaminobutyrate acetyltransferase — encoded protein: MTPAHTAPEHVRDAAPVSAREWTVGRPRVGDGAQLWRLARASRTLDINSSYSYLLWCRDFAGTSAVARAADGRPVGFVTGYLRPDAPGTLLVWQVAVDAAHRGQGIAGALLDHLSERVARTGPLDAVETTITPGNLASERLFSAYARRHGARVRRTVLFPSAAFPAPGHEAEVLHRIAPLAF